CACGTAACAACGCCATGACCAGCTTCGTCTTGAATTCTACCTCGTACCGCTTCCCTCTTGAATTCATCTTGCCTCCCTTGGCTCGAATTGTAATGCGGCGCCTCTAAATCTCCACCGTTCCGCTTATAGGGGGGCAATACAAAACCACCCCACTCAAAACCAAGAACAGACCCTACACATTCAAACCAACCCAGCACAATCAACACTCACAAAACGATTCCCAAAAGTAACCCTCAGACTCAAACAGAAACAACTCAGCTATCTACAAACCATCGCACATCAACGAGGCTATAACGTCCCCACTCTCATTCGAACTCTCGTCTTCGAGCAAGATATCCCTGCTCCACTCTTTTCGGACGAATTGGCACTTGCGCTTCACAAAGAGCTGCGCCAGATCGGGAACGACATCAACAAAGTCGCCCGCGCCATTGATAACGGCCTTCGTGAAGGCTTCAACGTCCACTTCGAACGCTTCGAACAAGCCTTCCTAAAATTCCAATCCAAAATCGCGAGGCACCGTGGCGTACGTTAAGGTCCATTTCGTCAAACATGTTCAGAACGTCCTGAATTACATCCAGCGGGAAATGGGATCACAGGACCTCGTCGATTCGTACAACTGCACGCCCAAAAAGGCCCCAGAGCAGTTTCAAGACATTCGCACGCTTCACAACGGCCAAGGTGCCGTAAACGGGATTATCAGTCCATGAGTTGATCGAACGTTTTTTGAGAAACGAAGGGAGGTGATATCATGCCTTTATCAAATCGACAGAGCCTCGCTGAAACAGTGTGGCTGTTGTCCTTGGCCTCAATCACGGCGACAGGGAGGTTGGGCTTGTAGTAGAGGACGTAATCGGCCCTCTTGGCTTCTCCGCGCTTCACATGCCTACCTCTGACAGTGACTCGGCCCTTGGTAAACGAGACTTCCTCACGGATTTGTTGCTGAAGGTTCCAACCAGCCCTTTCCAAAGCCGGGGTTATGAATTTGGAGCAAATGTCCCGCTCACTGAGCGATTTCTTATCAATATTTGTCATTCGCCTTGCTATCTAATCCCGTATTTACCCCGGCAAGAAAGGATTTGCTCGGACTATGCAACCACATGAAAGATAAGACAATTAGGAAATTTGGAGAACTGAGTATTGTCCGGCGCCTTATCATAGACTGGACACGACCGTTGTAATAGCATTACAATGCGTTGTAAAGGAGCAACAACAATGGCGAGCAAGCAATTCGGCGACTATTTTAAGGAACTACGGATCAAGAAAGGGCTCACTTTAAGACAGTTCTGTGAGAAATACGAGTTCGATCCCGGCAACATCTCGAAGCTGGAACGCGGGCTTTTCCCCGCTCCACATTCGGAAGAGAAGATGGAAGATTACGCGAAAGCGCTTGGAGTGAAGAAAGGCTCAGATGAATGGATCGAGTTCTTCGATCTGGCTGCCGTTTCCAACAAGGATCTCGGAATGATGAGGCTCAAGAACGAACAGCTCATCGAAAAACTCCCTGTTCTTTTCCGCACACTGGATAATAAGGAACTCACCGAAGAGAAGCTCGACAAAATCCTAGAGTTGATCAAGAAGGCATAATCCCTTGGCTATTAAGTTTATTCCTCCTGCTGAGATTGAAGCGGCCGCAGATTCCTTTCGTCGCGAGTGGGACCCTGCGGAGACGATTCCAGTTCCCATTCTTGAGGTCGTGGAACTCAAATTGAAATTAAATGTTGTCCCAGTCCTGGGGCTGATGCGTGACCATAATGTTGATTCGTTCCTAACTCGCGATCTACATGATCTTGTCATTGATCAAGAGATTTACATGTATCAAGAGAATCGAGCCCGATTCTCATTTGCCCACGAGGTCGGCCATCTCGTTATTCATTCGGATTATTTAAAATCGCTGAAAATCGACTCCATCGAAGCGTGGAAGCAAGAAGTACTCGGAAAAGGGTCCGGCCATGCACCCATGGAGACACAAGCCAACATGTTTGCCTCGTTTCTATTGATGCCCACGACGTTTCTCAAGGAAGAGTTTGAAAAACAGAAGAAATTCGTTTCGGATCATCCCCTTTTCAAACAGACCAAGGCGATCGACGACCGCGCGCTGGCGCAATACGTGGCAAAGCCGGTTGCGAAACGATTTGGAGTTTCGGAGGAAGCCGCAAATATTCGTCTGCAGAACTGGCTTGGTGGTCGGTAAGGATGGAACCGCAGCGTAAACATTAGGTCGGCTATTCATGGATCAACAAGCATACGAGGGGTTAATCCAACACGTATTTGACGTGTGGGTAAACCCGGAGATTGAGCGCCGAGCTTCGGCGGGCCTCATCAAAACCCCGCTACCCCTGTTCGCGGTACAAATCATTTGTCGAGTTGGTGCGAATAATGAGGTGCGTCTGAATTCCGAAGTAAAGGCGGTGTTCGAATGCAAGCCGAGACGGGCCATAAGTGCCGGTGAGGGTATAACGGAAAAGGATATCGAGGAGATCACGAATATTTTTCTGACGTCCGAAGATGAGGATGCCGGGCACATAACCGTGATTTTTGTTAACGGGCACGCCCATTTGGCATTCGACTTTCAGTACAACACCAGGAGAATCAAGGAACTCTTGGAGGTGGCGCGTGAGTTCATCGACACGGCCGGTCTTGCGCTAAACGCAGGGAATCAACGCGCGTTCGTCGAAAATCAGTTTAGGAAAATTCAAAAATCCGAGAGTTGTATGGGGCTAGGGAAGGGAGGGGGTTAAAGCGAAGAGAGAGGGTTTTCGAGTCCCCTCGGCTCCTGGGGGAACAGGAAAGGAGGAGGAATTCAGGAAGGGATGGGGGCCATGGCCCCCGGCGCGGACGGGAAGGGGTTGAAAAGAGGAAACGAATGCGAGGAACTCCGTTACCGGGCGATTCGCTGATCGAAATCGGCGTCGGATTCTTCTCGGACCTGGTTGAAATCCATCGTTTCGTAAGGAGCGGATTCTTCGGCGGCGACGAGGAAGGGGGTCTTTCCGTGGACGTCGAAGAAAGACGCGACGGGTTTTGGAGGCGGCGCGCGAGAGGCTTGGGGAACGAGAATTTCGATCTCTGCGGGGTGCGTCACGAACCCGAGGAGCTTCATTTCCTGGTGACAGTGCGGACATTCGATGGGGAGGTGGCCGAAGATCCGAGCCAAGAGGGTCGCCCAACGGGGCGTGAGAGGTTTTTCGGAAATTCGTTGGACCTGCGCCTTTGTTTCCAGGCCCAGGAATCGCCGAGTCGCGGAGGCATAGAGGCCGGCATAGCGGCGGTAGTGTTGGTAGCGGTCGGGGATGTGGACGGTGAGGTGAGCCAAGAATTCCACCGGGGAGAAGGCCAGCGTCTTTCCCTTGCGCGTCCGCAGCTGAACCGACGTAGGGGAGGAGCGCAGCTGGGATAACGAGACGGGGGTGCGAAACGCATACGCCAAGCGGCGGATGAGCTGCTCGCGGTCGGACGCGGGAAAGGGATCGGAGTGATGCACGTGAAAGCCCGAGTGAGGCCAACTCATGAGATTCGTGGCGGTGTCGTCCGACAGAACTCCGGCCTCGTGCAGCCGAGAGATGAGCGTAAAGCGGAAAATCTGGGTCATCTTGGGTAGATCCCAGAATCCCATCGGGTGAAAGACGATCCGGTCCCGGGTATCGAATGCGCCGTCAGCGGCCAGAAGATGCAGGTGTGTGTTCCAGTTGAGCTCGTCGCCGTGGGTTTGGATCAGGGTGATTAAACCCGGGCGGAAGTCCTTGCGGACTCGGCCGTTCCCTAAAGCCAGGGCGAACGTGCGATGGGCCGCCCAGACCATGTGCTTCAAGAGTTTTCGATCGTGCAGGAAATAGGGCCGGAGACGTTTCGGGATGGAAAAGGTCCATGTATGGACCCGCCCCCGTTTGCAAGGACAAAGTGATTTGAGATGGCCAAAGGAAGATCAGATGCTGCCATGTATCCGGCCTCTCTGTGGAGTCTTTCGATCTCCGGGCCCTGATGGAATGTGCGTTCTCGATCCTGATCAAAAACACGGCGTCGATTTCTCGCGCCCCTGGACCTTTCAGGTTTTTCGAGAACCGGCCTGACCTGTTTTGCCATCGTCTCACTCTTTGCCTCGCATCTGTAAGAAAGGGGTACCTCTACCTCTCCCGGAGTCGAAAGAATTCAACCACGGGAAAATAAACGAGCCGTTTTTTCTCTTTTCTCTGGTTCATTCGTGTCTACGCCTCCTGGACCCGATACGTCCCGCCTCGAGCCATCAACACCCAAAGGATCCGGGCGTTTTTGTTCGCCAGGGCTACACAGGCCCGGTTGTGTCCCCGGCGAGCTTCCAATCGTCGCAGCCATTCACTTCGAGAATCCTTTTTCGATCCTACACATCGCAACGCCGCTCGTGCCCCGTGAACGAGAAGTCTCCGGAGATACCCGTCTCCTCGTTTGCTAATTCCCAGGAGACGATCTTTCCCTCCGCTGGAGTGTTGCCGCGGAACTAATCCCAACGACGCGGAAAACGCTCGGCCGTTGGTAAAAACGTTCGGGTTTCCTACACTGGCAGCGATGGCACTCGCGGTCAGCGACCCGACTCCCGGAAGCGTCATCAGGCGCTGACACACCTCGTTCGTCTGAACCTCGATCTCGAACTTTGCATTGTAGTGATCGATCCGTTTCTCCAGGTCTTTGAGCTCTTCCCAAAGATCCGCAATCACTCCACGAATTCGATCGGTCAAACCGTTCTCCGCGTCTTCCAGAACACGAGGAAGGATTCGCCGCAACACCCGAACGCCTTGGCCCACCACCAGACGGTCGGTGGAAGCTCAGAGATGAACGCTCGGAATTTCTCCCGACGAAGGCTTCGTTGAAACAGGGTTCGCCCCCGTTCATTTCGCCCGGTCACCTCGAAAACATTCTTTGCCAAATCGATTCCCACTACGCTAATGTCTTCCATTGGACTCTCCCTTTCTGAAGGTGAATGATTGTTGAATCTTCATTCTGGCTCATTTGAAGCCGCCACGTAAGAAAGGGCGGGTCCATTCCATTAAAAACGATGCGGCACCTCGGCCAGCGTGTGTTCGATCAGATCTTCGGCCCAGAGGAGAATTCGCTTCTGATGACAGGAAGGGCAGAAAAGCCTCGTCTTGCACGAGAACGGAACGATTTTTTTCTGCGAACACGCCTCGCAGACCTACACGGCCACGCCCTCCCGGGGATCGCCGCAAATGAGGAAGCGTTCGATCGTGTGATCGACACACGGGCGAAAGAGGGCAAAGGAGGGTTGAAACCGAGAAGGATAGGCGCGCTGAAAAGGGGCATAGTGATCGTAGAGAACCAGGAACAGAGGGCTCTGATGGAACACCCGAGCGCGATACTCGACCCAGACCTGTGGCGCGGCAGGCCCCGACATACCCAGGAGCAGAACAAGGAGCGTGCCCTCGGGAGACTCCCGCGAACCCCCCGGGCGTCGTTCGAAAGAATCCAAAAAGGAGGATCGGGCGGTTCCGAAAATCGGTCCGGCCGTCCGGTCGGTCGAGATCCAGGGTTAGTGCGCCGCGCGCTGAAAGACGGAATCCTCCAACCGGGCGACCCGCTCTTCTAGTGTCACGTGTCCCACGGAATGTACTCGGATCTGTTTCTTTTGGACGCGGCCTTCACTTCCTCGGAAACATTTATAGTTTCAACGGCGATCCAGGCCGGTCTTCGACAAGGCGAAATCCTCGGCCTTAAATGGGAAGACATCGACTGGGTTCACCGGCAGCTATATGTCCGACGTCAGTACACGAATTACGATTTCGAGGAGCCGAAGACAAAATCATCGAAACGTTCGGTGACGCTCTCCCGGGATTACCTTCGGGAGCTGAGCGCCGGGCAGAAAATCTGCCCCTCCCACGCGACTTCTGGAGGATCTCGCCTCTCAAGAGGCGTCGCTCATCGACTATGCCCCGCCTGTTACAACCTCCCCAGCCACCACGAGATCGCAGCTCGCGATGCCGGGTGTTTGAACGCCGAGTCGATTCCTAAAAGGAACGCCATAACTAATTCCGGCTCTCGGGAGTCTAACCGGTCTCTGGAACTACGTTTGGTGTCCTGCTCTTAATAATCTTGACTTTTCCCGGCATTGCGACTCCCATTGGCGCGTTCGACGCAGCGCATGATCAAGAGGTCACTATCGCCGTGGGGGGTCGGCGCGCTTTTCGTCCTGCTCTTTCTTCAGGCGCTCGGGTGTCACCAAGAAACGCCAGACCGGTATCCTCGTGCCGCACGTCTCGCAAGAGCCGGGTTTCACGATGATTCGGAGGCGATTGTTGTTCTCCGCTCCGACACGATTGCGGAGATGCAGCGGGCCATGGCCACCGTCCACGCCTTTGGAGGGAACGTCACCCAGGCCATTGCGAATTCCGTGTTGTTCGCCCAGGTCTCGCCGTCCGTAAAGCCTCAACTCCTGCAAGCGGATGAAAACATCGTCGCCGTGGAACATGGCGAAATGGAACCACATCATTATCGCCGTTATGGGAAAAGCGTCGCTGTCGGCATCCAAGCGTGGAATCATTATCTTCGAGAAAAGAACAAGAAACCCGCTCTTCCTCCCGCTCAAGATTTGAGTGAACCGTTCCACGACGATCTCATCATTCCGAGCGACCTTCCCAAGACCAGGCAGGAAAAGGAGAAACGGGAGAAGGAATACCTGAAGCAATGGGAGCGAAATAAGAAAGAGTTACAGCGCAAATACAAGGTGGGGAGTTCGGAGACTGAAGCGATTACGCCGACGGCCTTTGGGCAAGGTTACGGCGCCGGCTTTTATGACACGAGCCTCTATATGTCCGGCCTCGTGGCGGTGGGAGTCTTCTTCGCTGGAGCCGGCTGGACCGACCCGCAGATGGACAGTGCCATGGCCGAGATTTCGACCGGCCTGAGGTTATTTAGTGAGCTCGAACCGAGCGCGAGACTCGCGTTCATCATTGTCGACGAACGGCTAACCCCTCTTCCGTCGATATCTGACTGGTGGACCTACGCCAACAATCTTCGAAATATTCATCTGAGCCATTGGGCTTACTTCATTGAGATGAGAACGGGAACTGGCACCTCGAGCGCCGCTCTATTTGGCCCGTGGACCCGCGTATTCCAGGACGCACTTCCCGACGGACGTGTCCTTCGCCACGAGACCGGCCACATTTTTGGCGCAATCGATCAATATACGAATTACTCCCCTGTAGAACGATGGGGATATCTAAACTCCGTCAACGCGAACTCCCGGGCGAACGACGGAAGAGGCTTTTTCGGTGGAGCCGGGGAGGGTTTAAGCGACCTTATGCTCGATTTGGGTCCGATCGGCGTTTACACCCGTGCCCAGATCGGTTTACGAGATCGCGATGGCGATGGCCTCCCGGATCCTTTAGACACCGTTCCCAATACAAAAATTCTGAACCGCACCGGCTCGTATCAGCTTGTGTATTACGGCCGGGCTGAAGATCTCCCCCTTTTAAATGAATATTCTGCCTATCCGATTTACAGCAGTGTCACGATCAACACCATTCTGGATGTCGAATGGCGGGTGAACGGCGGAGGGTGGAGTCAGGCCCTTGCACTCGACGGCTTTTTTGACGGAAGCGTGGAAGACTTCGGCTTCGGGCTTCCGCCGCTCCCGGATGGAACGTACACAGTTGAGATCCGCGCGATCAACGTGGTTGGAAATATTGAGACCTCGTATGCCCGGGATGTGGTCACCATTACGGACAGTCCGGTCGTTAACGCTCGTCCCTTTCCATCGTTTACCGTAATGCCTTCCGTCGGATCGGTGGGGACGATTTTCACACTCGATGCTTCCGCGACCACCGACCTCGAAAGCCCGGCCAGCACGCTTCTCGTGCGATGGGATTTCGAGGGCGACGGAGTCTGGGATACACCGTTTTCGGCAAACAAAGTTCAGACTGTTCAGTATCCAACGTACGATTTCAAGACGATCGTTCTCGAAGTCGTCGATCCACAAGGAAACGACCAGCAGACGACACGAGACCTATTTGTCTTCCTGGGGGATCTTTCTCCCATCGCGTCGCTTGTCGTTCAACCCGAAAGCGAACATGGGACAGGTAAGAAAACATTGGATGTGACGCTGGATGCGTCAGCCACGTTCGATCC
The sequence above is a segment of the Bdellovibrionota bacterium genome. Coding sequences within it:
- a CDS encoding transcriptional regulator — its product is MASKQFGDYFKELRIKKGLTLRQFCEKYEFDPGNISKLERGLFPAPHSEEKMEDYAKALGVKKGSDEWIEFFDLAAVSNKDLGMMRLKNEQLIEKLPVLFRTLDNKELTEEKLDKILELIKKA
- a CDS encoding IS110 family transposase, giving the protein MTDRIRGVIADLWEELKDLEKRIDHYNAKFEIEVQTNEVCQRLMTLPGVGSLTASAIAASVGNPNVFTNGRAFSASLGLVPRQHSSGGKDRLLGISKRGDGYLRRLLVHGARAALRCVGSKKDSRSEWLRRLEARRGHNRACVALANKNARILWVLMARGGTYRVQEA
- a CDS encoding transposase, which produces MVWAAHRTFALALGNGRVRKDFRPGLITLIQTHGDELNWNTHLHLLAADGAFDTRDRIVFHPMGFWDLPKMTQIFRFTLISRLHEAGVLSDDTATNLMSWPHSGFHVHHSDPFPASDREQLIRRLAYAFRTPVSLSQLRSSPTSVQLRTRKGKTLAFSPVEFLAHLTVHIPDRYQHYRRYAGLYASATRRFLGLETKAQVQRISEKPLTPRWATLLARIFGHLPIECPHCHQEMKLLGFVTHPAEIEILVPQASRAPPPKPVASFFDVHGKTPFLVAAEESAPYETMDFNQVREESDADFDQRIAR
- a CDS encoding ImmA/IrrE family metallo-endopeptidase, translating into MAIKFIPPAEIEAAADSFRREWDPAETIPVPILEVVELKLKLNVVPVLGLMRDHNVDSFLTRDLHDLVIDQEIYMYQENRARFSFAHEVGHLVIHSDYLKSLKIDSIEAWKQEVLGKGSGHAPMETQANMFASFLLMPTTFLKEEFEKQKKFVSDHPLFKQTKAIDDRALAQYVAKPVAKRFGVSEEAANIRLQNWLGGR